A single Brassica rapa cultivar Chiifu-401-42 chromosome A04, CAAS_Brap_v3.01, whole genome shotgun sequence DNA region contains:
- the LOC103864537 gene encoding cell wall protein RBR3, which produces MAENVGSGESEFGSVTSSQVSFLKNCPFADPLAGVEEDTDSDGTEVLGTPISPPVTRTPILSLSTPISLDSINDEDVFRTPPENASLSSSAAGSEPRARASELKPRRRGGGGSKSKSKSKSPPTTPVSASASLAVKNVRVLETNRIADDPEEPVTVTDVTPLTSPPSFAAGNVKAPGGGASKLKSPSRVSASPSLTEVPPLSSPSSFAAADVRVTRSHFDSKSPSPPTVSAGDVRVPGKQPDLDSSSPESAAAIDDYEIEIPFKEVIEALLRNNGENLDDRDERVSYVEILKRFGLKFP; this is translated from the coding sequence ATGGCGGAAAATGTTGGAAGCGGCGAGAGCGAGTTCGGCAGTGTCACTTCCTCTCAGGTATCTTTCCTTAAGAACTGCCCCTTCGCCGATCCTCTCGCCGGAGTGGAAGAAGACACTGACTCGGACGGCACGGAGGTTCTCGGGACCCCGATTTCGCCGCCGGTTACCCGAACTCCGATCCTCTCGCTTTCGACCCCGATCAGCCTCGATTCAATCAACGATGAGGACGTGTTCCGTACTCCTCCCGAGAACGCGTCTCTCTCCTCCTCCGCAGCCGGATCCGAGCCCAGAGCTAGGGCTTCGGAGCTCAAACCTCGACGACGAGGAGGCGGAGGTTCGAAATCGAAATCGAAATCGAAATCTCCGCCGACGACGCCTGTCTCTGCTTCGGCGTCTCTCGCGGTGAAAAACGTTAGGGTTTTGGAGACGAATCGTATTGCTGATGATCCCGAGGAGCCTGTTACGGTTACGGATGTGACGCCTCTGACTTCTCCGCCGTCTTTCGCGGCGGGAAACGTTAAGGCTCCAGGAGGAGGAGCTTCGAAATTGAAATCTCCGTCGCGTGTTTCTGCTTCACCGTCTCTCACGGAGGTGCCGCCTCTTTCTTCTCCGTCATCTTTCGCGGCCGCCGATGTTAGGGTTACAAGAAGCCATTTCGATTCCAAATCGCCTTCTCCCCCGACTGTTTCCGCCGGCGATGTTAGGGTTCCGGGAAAGCAGCCGGATCTCGATTCTTCTTCTCCTGAGTCTGCAGCTGCAATTGATGATTATGAAATTGAGATTCCATTCAAAGAAGTTATCGAAGCTCTTCTTCGTAACAATGGAGAGAATCTCGACGATAGAGATGAAAGAGTTAGCTACGTTGAGATCCTCAAACGATTTGGCCTTAAGTTTCCCTAA